The Etheostoma cragini isolate CJK2018 chromosome 15, CSU_Ecrag_1.0, whole genome shotgun sequence genome window below encodes:
- the mapk8ip3 gene encoding C-Jun-amino-terminal kinase-interacting protein 3 isoform X7, producing the protein MMELQIDEVVYQDDYGSGSVMSERVSGLANSIYREFERLIRSYDEEVVKELMPLVVNVLENLDAVLTENQEHEVELELLKEDNEQLITQYEREKALRKQAEEKFIEFEDALEAEKKDLQVQVEFLELQAKQQELKTKNYSDQITRLEERESDMKKEYNALHQRHTEMIQTYVEHIERSKMQQAGSNSQSEGPGCGRTQRHKWRKSSKADRPPSLSLYPTGEGMVRGGFGGARMMPGKDIWQVSLGQSSFCLAYQEDGSESDSVAATPSSTASKSNTPTSSVPSATVTPINEGFLPQSEFDAMRAGNRRKSAKRLSRNMEVQVSQETRNVSIGMGSSDEWSEFQEIIDSTPELDMCVDPRVYGGGNSPSQGIVNEAFGINTDSLYHEIKDAKSDIIGDVDAGAELLGMGKEVENLLTENKQLLETKNALNIVKNDLIAKVDELSGEQEGLREELEALRQSKNKVDVRVKELEEELKRLRAEALGASRDSKDEGGDDFSSPMQDGDMTMTQRRRFTRVEMARVLMERNQYKERLMELQEAVRWTEMIRASRESPQIQEKKKSTIWQFFARLFSTSSSPPPVKRPYYSVNIHYKSPSPAGFSQRRSHTMCQISTSNRTLEFFPEELASNSVASLLSDSALLARREQRREQYRQVREHMRRDDGIMQACGWSVPSRFKQAGGQPDSAQDSPLKRQQPTIEKEDNRMKNVPVPVYCRPLVEKDPNRKLWCAAGVDLTGWRASNQELVPAKAPSGGSDPLHAEENGAGKKSSHSSPEKRKSKELQETDTMSSRVWILTSTHSASKVVIIDANQPGSLVDQFNVCNAHVLCISSVPAASESDYPAGEIVLDPGDSGAGGGGEDAVGVEGMLAGITLVGCATNCSVARSNCSSRTDTPIMDKGQAPTAPPMNGKIHPAQSAEEATEATEVPESTANHAEMRSGPPGPFTEHVFTDPQPRLSDASDRSAGQSKDETSQPPESEDGGEETKNYTSVAPTMWLGAQNGWLYVHSAVGNWKKCIHSIKLKDSVLSLVHVKGRVLVALADGTLAIFHRSEDGQWDLSNYHLMDLGRPHHSIRCMAVVHDKVWCGYKNKIHVIQPKSMQIEKSFDAHPRRESQVRQLAWIGDGVWVSIRLDSTLRLYHAHTHQHLQDVDIEPYVSKMLGTGKLGFSFVRITALLIGGNRLWVGTGNGVIISIPLTETVVLHRGQLLGLRANKVSPTSSGGVIHVYGDDGSEKSTGSFIPYCSMAQAQLCFHGHRDAVKFFVSVPGNVLATLNGSVLDSPSEGQGSTAPQETEAQSVHNVLVLSGGEGYIDFRIGDGEDDETEEGDSGGASQIKPALCKAERSHIIVWQVSYIPE; encoded by the exons AG AAATTCATTGAATTTGAGGATGCGTTGGAAGCTGAGAAGAAGGACCTGCAGGTGCAGGTGGAGTTTTTGGAGCTGCAGGCGAAACAGCAAGAGCTCAAGACAAAGAACTATTCTGACCAGA TCACACGGTTGGAAGAGCGAGAATCAGACATGAAGAAAGAGTACAATGCTCTGCACCAGCGTCACACTGAG ATGATCCAGACGTACGTCGAGCACATAGAGCGGTCCAAAATGCAGCAGGCAGGgagcaacagccaatcagaaggcCCCGGCTGTGGACGAAC TCAACGCCACAAATGGAGGAAAAG CAGCAAAGCAGATCGCCCACCTTCATTGAGCCTGTACCCCACCGGCGAGGGCATGGTACGTGGGGGTTTCGGGGGGGCTAGGATGATGCCCGGGAAAGACATCTGGCAGGTCAGCCTCGGCCAGTCGTCATTCTGCTTAGCCTATCAG GAGGATGGATCAGAGTCCGACTCAGTGGCGGCCACACCCAGCAGCACAGCAAGCAAGTCCAACACACCCACCTCCTCCGTCCCCTCCGCCACTGTCACCCCCATCAACGAGGGCTTCCTCCCACAGTCTGAATTTGATGCGATGCGGGCTGGGAACCGCAGGAAAAGTGCCAAGCGACTAAGCCGGAATATGGAGGTGCAGGTTTCCCAGGAAACCAGGAATGTCAGCATTG GAATGGGAAGCAGCGATGAGTGGTCAGAGTTTCAGGAGATCATCGATTCTACCCCTGAGCTGGACATGTGTGTGGACCCCCGTGTGTATGGAGGAGGAAACAG CCCCTCTCAAGGCATTGTTAACGAGGCCTTCGGCATCAACACCGACTCTCTCTACCACGAGATCAAGGACGCCAAGTCGGACATCATCGGAGACGTTGATGCAGGCGCCGAGCTGCTAG GGATGGGTAAGGAGGTGGAGAACCTGCTGACAGAGAACAAACAGCTCCTAGAGACCAA AAATGCTCTCAACATTGTGAAAAATGACCTTATTGCCAAAGTGGATGAGCTGTCAGGCGAGCAGGAGGGGCTGAGGGAGGAGCTGGAGGCTTTGAGGCAGTCCAAGAACAAGGTGGACGTCAGGGTCAAGGAGCTAGAAGAAGAACTCAAGAG GTTAAGAGCAGAGGCTCTCGGTGCGTCCCGGGACTCCAAGGATGAAGGAGGGGATGAT TTTTCATCACCCATGCAGGACGGTGACATGACGATGACGCAGCGCCGGCGGTTCACCCGGGTGGAGATGGCCCGCGTGCTGATGGAGAGGAATCAGTACAAAGAGAGGCTGATGGAGCTGCAGGAGGCCGTACGGTGGACAGAGATGATCAG GGCGTCCAGGGAAAGTCCTCAAATCCAAGAGAAAAAGAAGTCCACCATCTGGCAGTT CTTTGCACGTCTCTTCAGCACATCGTCCAGCCCTCCGCCTGTCAAGCGGCCATATTACAGCGTCAACATCCACTACAAGTCACCCTCGCCGGCTGGTTTCTCTCAGCGACGCAGCCACACCATGTGTCAGATCTCCACCTCCAACCGCACGCTGGAGTTCTTCCCCGAAGA ACTGGCCAGTAACAGTGTTGCGTCTCTCCTCAGTGACTCAGCACTGTTGGCCCGCCGAGAGCAGCGGCGTGAACAGTACCGGCAGGTCCGTGAGCACATGCGCCGCGACGACGGCATCATGCAGGCCTGTGGCTGGAGCGTGCCGTCTCGTTTCAAAcag GCTGGCGGGCAGCCAGACAGCGCTCAGGACAGCCCGCTGAAGAGACAACAG CCCACAATTGAGAAGGAGGACAACCGCATGAAGAATGTTCCCGTCCCGGTGTACTGCCGTCCTCTGGTAGAGAAGGACCCCAACAGGAAG TTGTGGTGTGCAGCTGGAGTGGACCTGACAGGATGGAGGGCCAGCAACCAGGAGTTGGTACCAGCCAAAGCCCCGTCGGGGGGCAGCGACCCCCTGCACGCTGAGGAGAACGGAGCTGGAAAGAAGAGCAGCCACAGCTCCCCAGAAAAGAGGAAG TCCAAGGAGCTCCAGGAAACAGACACCATGAGCAGTCGAGTGTGGATCCTCACCAGCACCCACTCTGCCAGCAAGGTGGTCATCATCGATGCCAACCAGCCGGGCTCACTGGTCGACCAGTTCAACGTCTGCAATGCCCACGTGCTCTGCATCTCCAGTGTGCCAG CTGCCAGCGAGAGTGACTATCCAGCAGGAGAGATTGTGTTGGATCCAGGTGACAGTGGAGCAGGAGGGGGAGGCGAGGATGCTGTTGGCGTGGAGGGCATGTTGGCTGGTATCACTCTTGTTGGATGTGCCACCAACTGCAGTGTTGCCCGTAGCAACTGCTCCTCGCGTACTGATACTCCCATAATGGACAAAGGACAAG CCCCTACTGCTCCCCCCATGAATGGGAAGATTCACCCTGCCCAGTCAGCCGAGGAGGCCACGGAGGCCACCGAGGTACCCGAATCCACGGCCAACCATGCAGAAATGAGATCTGGACCTCCAGGACCATTTACCGAGCACGTCTTTACCGACCCCCAGCCTCGTTTATCAGACGCCTCTGACAG AAGCGCAGGTCAATCCAAAGACGAAACTTCTCAGCCTCCAGAGTCAGAGGACGGAGGGGAAGAGACCAAGAACTACACCAGCGTGGCCCCCACTATGTGGCTCGGGGCCCAGAACGGCTG GCTCTACGTCCACTCGGCAGTTGGAAACTGGAAGAAGTGCATCCACTCCATCAAACTCAAAGACTCTGTGCTCAGTCTGGT ACACGTGAAAGGTCGTGTGCTGGTTGCCCTCGCTGATGGGACCCTCGCCATATTCCATAGATCAGAGG atggGCAATGGGATTTATCCAACTACCACCTAATGGACCTCGGACGGCCTCATCACTCCATCCGCTGCATGGCTGTAGTACATGACAAGGTTTGGTGCGGCTACAAGAACAAGATCCACGTCATCCAGCCCAAGAGCATGCAGATCGAG AAGTCCTTTGACGCCCACCCTCGCAGGGAGAGTCAGGTGCGCCAGCTGGCATGGATCGGTGATGGTGTTTGGGTGTCGATCCGGCTAGATTCGACCCTGCGTCTCTaccacgcgcacacacaccagCATCTCCAGGATGTGGACATTGAGCCATACGTCAGCAAGATGCTGG GCACTGGCAAGCTGGGCTTCTCTTTTGTGCGAATCACAGCGCTTCTGATTGGTGGAAACCGTCTCTGGGTAGGAACTGGAAACGGCGTGATCATCTCCATCCCACTGACAGAGA CGGTGGTCCTTCACCGGGGACAGCTCCTTGGTTTGAGGG CCAATAAGGTGTCTCCCACATCGTCTGGCGGAGTGATCCATGTGTACGGTGACGATGGCTCTGAGAAGAGCACCGGCAGCTTCATCCCCTACTGCTCCATGGCACAAGCCCAGCTCTGTTTCCATGGACACCGTGATGCTGTCAAGTTCTTTGTCTCTGTACCCG GCAATGTTCTGGCCACCCTAAACGGCAGTGTGCTGGACAGTCCATCGGAGGGGCAGGGGTCAACAGCGCCCCAAGAGACGGAGGCTCAGAGTGTTCACAACGTGCTGGTGCTGAGTGGAGGAGAGGGCTATATTGATTTCCGTATAG GAGATGGAGAGGACGATGAAACAGAAGAAGGAGACAGTGGCGGAGCTTCACAGATAAAACCTGCTTTGTGTAAAGCAGAGCGAAGCCACATCATCGTCTGGCAGGTGTCTTACATACCCGAGTGA
- the mapk8ip3 gene encoding C-Jun-amino-terminal kinase-interacting protein 3 isoform X19 — translation MMELQIDEVVYQDDYGSGSVMSERVSGLANSIYREFERLIRSYDEEVVKELMPLVVNVLENLDAVLTENQEHEVELELLKEDNEQLITQYEREKALRKQAEEKFIEFEDALEAEKKDLQVQVEFLELQAKQQELKTKNYSDQITRLEERESDMKKEYNALHQRHTEMIQTYVEHIERSKMQQAGSNSQSEGPGCGRTQRHKWRKSSKADRPPSLSLYPTGEGMVRGGFGGARMMPGKDIWQVSLGQSSFCLAYQEDGSESDSVAATPSSTASKSNTPTSSVPSATVTPINEGFLPQSEFDAMRAGNRRKSAKRLSRNMEVQVSQETRNVSIGMGSSDEWSEFQEIIDSTPELDMCVDPRVYGGGNSPSQGIVNEAFGINTDSLYHEIKDAKSDIIGDVDAGAELLGEFSGMGKEVENLLTENKQLLETKNALNIVKNDLIAKVDELSGEQEGLREELEALRQSKNKVDVRVKELEEELKRLRAEALGASRDSKDEGGDDFSSPMQDGDMTMTQRRRFTRVEMARVLMERNQYKERLMELQEAVRWTEMIRASRESPQIQEKKKSTIWQFFARLFSTSSSPPPVKRPYYSVNIHYKSPSPAGFSQRRSHTMCQISTSNRTLEFFPEDDSALLARREQRREQYRQVREHMRRDDGIMQACGWSVPSRFKQAGGQPDSAQDSPLKRQQPTIEKEDNRMKNVPVPVYCRPLVEKDPNRKLWCAAGVDLTGWRASNQELVPAKAPSGGSDPLHAEENGAGKKSSHSSPEKRKSKELQETDTMSSRVWILTSTHSASKVVIIDANQPGSLVDQFNVCNAHVLCISSVPAASESDYPAGEIVLDPGDSGAGGGGEDAVGVEGMLAGITLVGCATNCSVARSNCSSRTDTPIMDKGQAPTAPPMNGKIHPAQSAEEATEATEVPESTANHAEMRSGPPGPFTEHVFTDPQPRLSDASDRSAGQSKDETSQPPESEDGGEETKNYTSVAPTMWLGAQNGWLYVHSAVGNWKKCIHSIKLKDSVLSLVHVKGRVLVALADGTLAIFHRSEDGQWDLSNYHLMDLGRPHHSIRCMAVVHDKVWCGYKNKIHVIQPKSMQIEKSFDAHPRRESQVRQLAWIGDGVWVSIRLDSTLRLYHAHTHQHLQDVDIEPYVSKMLGTGKLGFSFVRITALLIGGNRLWVGTGNGVIISIPLTETVVLHRGQLLGLRANKVSPTSSGGVIHVYGDDGSEKSTGSFIPYCSMAQAQLCFHGHRDAVKFFVSVPGNVLATLNGSVLDSPSEGQGSTAPQETEAQSVHNVLVLSGGEGYIDFRIGDGEDDETEEGDSGGASQIKPALCKAERSHIIVWQVSYIPE, via the exons AG AAATTCATTGAATTTGAGGATGCGTTGGAAGCTGAGAAGAAGGACCTGCAGGTGCAGGTGGAGTTTTTGGAGCTGCAGGCGAAACAGCAAGAGCTCAAGACAAAGAACTATTCTGACCAGA TCACACGGTTGGAAGAGCGAGAATCAGACATGAAGAAAGAGTACAATGCTCTGCACCAGCGTCACACTGAG ATGATCCAGACGTACGTCGAGCACATAGAGCGGTCCAAAATGCAGCAGGCAGGgagcaacagccaatcagaaggcCCCGGCTGTGGACGAAC TCAACGCCACAAATGGAGGAAAAG CAGCAAAGCAGATCGCCCACCTTCATTGAGCCTGTACCCCACCGGCGAGGGCATGGTACGTGGGGGTTTCGGGGGGGCTAGGATGATGCCCGGGAAAGACATCTGGCAGGTCAGCCTCGGCCAGTCGTCATTCTGCTTAGCCTATCAG GAGGATGGATCAGAGTCCGACTCAGTGGCGGCCACACCCAGCAGCACAGCAAGCAAGTCCAACACACCCACCTCCTCCGTCCCCTCCGCCACTGTCACCCCCATCAACGAGGGCTTCCTCCCACAGTCTGAATTTGATGCGATGCGGGCTGGGAACCGCAGGAAAAGTGCCAAGCGACTAAGCCGGAATATGGAGGTGCAGGTTTCCCAGGAAACCAGGAATGTCAGCATTG GAATGGGAAGCAGCGATGAGTGGTCAGAGTTTCAGGAGATCATCGATTCTACCCCTGAGCTGGACATGTGTGTGGACCCCCGTGTGTATGGAGGAGGAAACAG CCCCTCTCAAGGCATTGTTAACGAGGCCTTCGGCATCAACACCGACTCTCTCTACCACGAGATCAAGGACGCCAAGTCGGACATCATCGGAGACGTTGATGCAGGCGCCGAGCTGCTAG GCGAGTTCTCAG GGATGGGTAAGGAGGTGGAGAACCTGCTGACAGAGAACAAACAGCTCCTAGAGACCAA AAATGCTCTCAACATTGTGAAAAATGACCTTATTGCCAAAGTGGATGAGCTGTCAGGCGAGCAGGAGGGGCTGAGGGAGGAGCTGGAGGCTTTGAGGCAGTCCAAGAACAAGGTGGACGTCAGGGTCAAGGAGCTAGAAGAAGAACTCAAGAG GTTAAGAGCAGAGGCTCTCGGTGCGTCCCGGGACTCCAAGGATGAAGGAGGGGATGAT TTTTCATCACCCATGCAGGACGGTGACATGACGATGACGCAGCGCCGGCGGTTCACCCGGGTGGAGATGGCCCGCGTGCTGATGGAGAGGAATCAGTACAAAGAGAGGCTGATGGAGCTGCAGGAGGCCGTACGGTGGACAGAGATGATCAG GGCGTCCAGGGAAAGTCCTCAAATCCAAGAGAAAAAGAAGTCCACCATCTGGCAGTT CTTTGCACGTCTCTTCAGCACATCGTCCAGCCCTCCGCCTGTCAAGCGGCCATATTACAGCGTCAACATCCACTACAAGTCACCCTCGCCGGCTGGTTTCTCTCAGCGACGCAGCCACACCATGTGTCAGATCTCCACCTCCAACCGCACGCTGGAGTTCTTCCCCGAAGA TGACTCAGCACTGTTGGCCCGCCGAGAGCAGCGGCGTGAACAGTACCGGCAGGTCCGTGAGCACATGCGCCGCGACGACGGCATCATGCAGGCCTGTGGCTGGAGCGTGCCGTCTCGTTTCAAAcag GCTGGCGGGCAGCCAGACAGCGCTCAGGACAGCCCGCTGAAGAGACAACAG CCCACAATTGAGAAGGAGGACAACCGCATGAAGAATGTTCCCGTCCCGGTGTACTGCCGTCCTCTGGTAGAGAAGGACCCCAACAGGAAG TTGTGGTGTGCAGCTGGAGTGGACCTGACAGGATGGAGGGCCAGCAACCAGGAGTTGGTACCAGCCAAAGCCCCGTCGGGGGGCAGCGACCCCCTGCACGCTGAGGAGAACGGAGCTGGAAAGAAGAGCAGCCACAGCTCCCCAGAAAAGAGGAAG TCCAAGGAGCTCCAGGAAACAGACACCATGAGCAGTCGAGTGTGGATCCTCACCAGCACCCACTCTGCCAGCAAGGTGGTCATCATCGATGCCAACCAGCCGGGCTCACTGGTCGACCAGTTCAACGTCTGCAATGCCCACGTGCTCTGCATCTCCAGTGTGCCAG CTGCCAGCGAGAGTGACTATCCAGCAGGAGAGATTGTGTTGGATCCAGGTGACAGTGGAGCAGGAGGGGGAGGCGAGGATGCTGTTGGCGTGGAGGGCATGTTGGCTGGTATCACTCTTGTTGGATGTGCCACCAACTGCAGTGTTGCCCGTAGCAACTGCTCCTCGCGTACTGATACTCCCATAATGGACAAAGGACAAG CCCCTACTGCTCCCCCCATGAATGGGAAGATTCACCCTGCCCAGTCAGCCGAGGAGGCCACGGAGGCCACCGAGGTACCCGAATCCACGGCCAACCATGCAGAAATGAGATCTGGACCTCCAGGACCATTTACCGAGCACGTCTTTACCGACCCCCAGCCTCGTTTATCAGACGCCTCTGACAG AAGCGCAGGTCAATCCAAAGACGAAACTTCTCAGCCTCCAGAGTCAGAGGACGGAGGGGAAGAGACCAAGAACTACACCAGCGTGGCCCCCACTATGTGGCTCGGGGCCCAGAACGGCTG GCTCTACGTCCACTCGGCAGTTGGAAACTGGAAGAAGTGCATCCACTCCATCAAACTCAAAGACTCTGTGCTCAGTCTGGT ACACGTGAAAGGTCGTGTGCTGGTTGCCCTCGCTGATGGGACCCTCGCCATATTCCATAGATCAGAGG atggGCAATGGGATTTATCCAACTACCACCTAATGGACCTCGGACGGCCTCATCACTCCATCCGCTGCATGGCTGTAGTACATGACAAGGTTTGGTGCGGCTACAAGAACAAGATCCACGTCATCCAGCCCAAGAGCATGCAGATCGAG AAGTCCTTTGACGCCCACCCTCGCAGGGAGAGTCAGGTGCGCCAGCTGGCATGGATCGGTGATGGTGTTTGGGTGTCGATCCGGCTAGATTCGACCCTGCGTCTCTaccacgcgcacacacaccagCATCTCCAGGATGTGGACATTGAGCCATACGTCAGCAAGATGCTGG GCACTGGCAAGCTGGGCTTCTCTTTTGTGCGAATCACAGCGCTTCTGATTGGTGGAAACCGTCTCTGGGTAGGAACTGGAAACGGCGTGATCATCTCCATCCCACTGACAGAGA CGGTGGTCCTTCACCGGGGACAGCTCCTTGGTTTGAGGG CCAATAAGGTGTCTCCCACATCGTCTGGCGGAGTGATCCATGTGTACGGTGACGATGGCTCTGAGAAGAGCACCGGCAGCTTCATCCCCTACTGCTCCATGGCACAAGCCCAGCTCTGTTTCCATGGACACCGTGATGCTGTCAAGTTCTTTGTCTCTGTACCCG GCAATGTTCTGGCCACCCTAAACGGCAGTGTGCTGGACAGTCCATCGGAGGGGCAGGGGTCAACAGCGCCCCAAGAGACGGAGGCTCAGAGTGTTCACAACGTGCTGGTGCTGAGTGGAGGAGAGGGCTATATTGATTTCCGTATAG GAGATGGAGAGGACGATGAAACAGAAGAAGGAGACAGTGGCGGAGCTTCACAGATAAAACCTGCTTTGTGTAAAGCAGAGCGAAGCCACATCATCGTCTGGCAGGTGTCTTACATACCCGAGTGA